A region of Theileria annulata chromosome 2, complete sequence, *** SEQUENCING IN PROGRESS *** DNA encodes the following proteins:
- a CDS encoding replication licensing factor, putative (internal splicing possible exon III) has translation MDSEYTQDGLSHGINTLQSLSQIQHTVSLNNMHFNDDEDAANIQDNNISRVFDYFLRSYVHTGTNEMDEDEMDDGDDDALNEMFLSSTDSTHELYYMKRIYKLVVKESSSSEVLPVHMDHIMGWRHVNIDAPVNLNVQLYRYLVKNFLRMQEPLEDVLQNLVNEISNAVNRVPRKFYLQFLHTPTIIYPLREVKCFMLGELICIRGQVTRVSDVRPELIRATFRCKTCGTVVTDIVQQFKYTTPTKCPTSSCLNNSDWELMMDRSYFCDWQKIRIQEVAQEAETGAMPCSIDVIMRNKLVDSVNAGDRVQISGSLIVVPDIPSMLNATQLGEVAKKVMRQGAKRFETFLLSQGITGIRGVGVKQLNHKLSFLATHVTVVNQFRNTFQVGEVDEKFLRAEDLLNISGFEWIREVSSSRDTIDRLSRIIAPNVWGNYEIKKGLLLLLVGGVHKSSRDAKLRGDINMCIVGDPSTAKSQFLKFVESFAPRAVYTSGKGSTAAGLTAAVFKDHDNNDYVLEAGALMYADEGICCIDEFDKMNERDRVAIHEAMEQQTISISKAGIQATLNARASVLAACNPRYGRYDTSKSFKDNVNIPSPLLSRFDLLYTILDENNNQVNRRISEYVCERYNKYTAESSPLITDPEYFNSLNLNPDLVNQNSSDTMLLDTMSMSHEDDGATAYSAADMDAFSYYNLSKWDEYTSVKYINPGRRYTQTAMTSTMSKTNPGTTTTTSQSRDTLDNDTEHEMNLDELRLYIELCKRLKPLMQDSAKRKLSEYYVELRNGDVQLGKRSLRMTVRQLESLVRLSEAVAKLKFSDFVTSHHVQIAYDIFKSSLLKLTNKTTIQLTTGLKDTSRSSQPDTSRRSSEEAAEAEQESGKAYDNMTMSIGLDKYNAIISVLLDKVGEHELTGNLILNNELIEWYLENILVPKTEEEANEWNLKLQHIIYRLAFVDSKLIASQADEDPENIYRLRVHPNYFSHTHLFTQKNDHYVDELKTYDSQLDGEDLTGEYDTLNDETSRTS, from the exons atggatTCAGAATATACACAAGACGGATTGAGTCATGGCATAAATACGCTCCAAAGTTTAAGCCAGATTCAACATACAGTTTCACTTAACAATATGCACTTCAACGATGACGAAGATGCAGCCAATATCcaagataataatatatcacGTGTGTTCGATTATTTTTTGCGGTCGTACGTACACACGGGAACTAACGAAATGGATGAAGACGAAATGGACGATGGAGATGACGATGCCTTGAATGAAATGTTCCTATCTTCCACAGATTCTACCCACGAACTCTATTACATGAAGCGCATCTACAAActagtagttaaggagtcCAGCTCAAGCGAAGTCCTGCCAGTCCATATGGACCATATTATGGGTTGGAGGCACGTGAACATAGATGCGCCCGTGAACCTGAACGTCCAACTTTATAGATACTTGGTGAAGAATTTTTTGAG AATGCAAGAACCGTTGGAGGATGTGTTACAGAACTTAGTGAATGAGATCTCCAATGCAGTAAACAGAGTCCCAAGGAAGTTCTATTTGCAGTTCTTGCACACGCCGACGATCATTTACCC GCTGAGAGAAGTCAAGTGCTTCATGCTGGGAGAATTAATTTGCATCAGAGGGCAGGTCACGAGAGTGTCAGACGTTAGACCAGAACTAATTAGAGCAACATTCCGGTGCAAAACATGTGGCACAGTTGTGACAGACATAGTCCAGCAATTCAAATACACTACGCCAACTAAGTGCCCAACTAGCAGCTGCCTTAATAATAGCGACTGGGAGCTAATGATGGACCGGTCATACTTTTGCGATTGGCAGAAAATTAGGATACAAGAAGTCGCACAAGAAGCTGAAACAGGAGCAATGCCATGCAGCATTGATGTGATTATGAGGAATAAACTTGTTGATAGCGTAAACGCAGGAGACAGAGTTCAAATCTCAGGTTCGCTGATTGTAGTGCCGGATATACCCTCGATGCTAAACGCCACACAGTTGGGAGAAGTAGCAAAGAAAGTAATGAGACAGGGAGCAAAGAGGTTTGAAACGTTTTTGTTGTCGCAGGGTATCACAGGAATTAGAGGAGTGGGAGTGAAACAACTTAATCACAAGCTAAGTTTCCTGGCAACCCACGTAACAGTGGTGAATCAGTTTAGAAACACATTCCAAGTGGGAGAAGTTGATGAAAAGTTCTTGAGAGCTGAAGACCTGTTGAACATCTCAGGATTCGAATGGATCCGTGAAGTTAGCAGTAGCAGAGATACAATTGACAGACTAAGCAGAATAATAGCCCCGAATGTTTGGGGCAACTACGAGATTAAAAAGGGTTTGTTGCTTCTTTTGGTAGGAGGAGTGCATAAGAGCTCTAGAGATGCCAAGCTCCGTGGTGATATAAACATGTGTATTGTTGGAGATCCATCGACAGCCAAGAGCCAGTTCCTAAAATTCGTGGAAAGCTTTGCTCCAAGAGCAGTATATACGAGTGGAAAGGGATCGACAGCAGCAGGTTTAACAGCGGCAGTGTTTAAGGACCACGATAACAACGATTATGTACTTGAAGCAGGAGCTCTAATGTACGCAGATGAAGGAATATGCTGCATAGATGAGTTCGACAAAATGAACGAAAGAGATCGAGTGGCAATCCATGAAGCAATGGAACAGCAGACAATAAGTATAAGTAAGGCAGGTATCCAAGCAACTCTAAACGCAAGAGCATCAGTACTAGCAGCGTGTAACCCAAGATACGGTCGATATGACACTAGTAAAAGCTTTAAGGATAACGTTAATATACCATCACCACTTTTATCAAGGTTCGATCTCCTGTACACGATCCTTGATGAAAACAACAACCAGGTTAATAGGAGAATCTCTGAGTACGTGTGCGAACGTTACAACAAATATACAGCTGAGTCTTCTCCGCTTATCACAGACCCGGAATACTTCAACTCACTTAACTTAAATCCCGACTTAGTGAATCAGAATTCAAGTGATACAATGCTTTTGGACACCATGTCAATGTCCCACGAAGATGATGGTGCAACGGCATATTCAGCCGCTGACATGGATGCTTTCAGCTACTATAACCTATCAAAGTGGGACGAATATACAAGCGTAAAGTACATTAACCCAGGCAGGAGATATACTCAGACGGCTATGACATCCACGATGAGTAAAACTAACCCAGGGACAACAACGACAACGAGCCAGTCTAGAGATACGTTGGATAATGATACTGAACATGAGATGAACCTGGATGAACTAAGACTGTATATTGAGCTTTGTAAGAGACTGAAACCACTTATGCAGGATAGTGCAAAAAGGAAACTGAGTGAATACTACGTTGAGCTTCGTAATGGAGACGTTCAGCTAGGAAAGCGTTCACTGAGAATGACTGTGAGGCAGCTGGAATCGTTGGTTAGACTTAGTGAAGCTGTTGCCAAGCTAAAGTTCTCCGATTTTGTCACGTCACACCATGTTCAGATAGCCTACGATATTTTTAAGTCCTCACTGCTGAAGTTAACCAACAAAACCACAATCCAACTCACCACGGGCCTTAAAGATACATCAAGATCGTCCCAACCAGATACATCCAGAAGAAGCAGTGAAGAGGCTGCTGAAGCTGAACAAGAATCTGGAAAAGCATACGATAACATGACAATGAGTATAGGGTTGGATAAATACAACGCAATAATCAGTGTGCTTCTGGACAAAGTCGGGGAACACGAACTCACAGGAAACCTGATTCTGAACAATGAGTTAATTGAGTGGTACTTGGAAAACATACTAGTTCCAAAAACAGAAGAGGAAGCCAATGAATGGAACTTGAAATTGCAGCATATAATCTACAGACTAGCATTTGTGGATTCTAAACTAATAGCTTCCCAGGCCGATGAAGACCCCGAGAACATTTACAGACTCAGAGTCCATCCAAACTACTTCTCCCATACCCATCTCTTCACTCAGAAAAATGACCACTACGTGGATGAACTAAAGACCTACGACTCGCAACTGGATGGAGAGGATCTGACTGGTGAATACGATACACTGAACGATGAAACTTCGAGAACTAGCTAG
- a CDS encoding ubiquitin carboxyl-terminal hydrolase, putative yields the protein MGFFTDSGSSKHSEISSRSSSPSNDNSNLENRNIMYMLKNCLILSKDGNKKSICDEGVKFNGLENNLNNCYSNVVIQSLYSYHEFRNRMIKMKKSGGSISSELAKLYSKCVSQSDIQSTKGFLKKVCSTKDDFILGDQQDAHEFLTYILNAMIDEIRNIEDEYVKPKTFMSSKSGGKRKLEKRTWLNELVEGCVKSETRCHECDSVTGMTEPFITLSLNIFDNCDINLCLQRYCDDELLSGKNQFFCEKCDKYCDASKRIVFDLMPPLLILHLKRFKYTTKPGSSLCSVYERLPYSVVCSNVIQVNCKRHPCPIVYELFSIISHIGTSPDYGHYINISELGGSWFRCDDASILKLDDYHSEIGDETTSGNDASYILFYRIKE from the exons ATGGGATTTTTTACTGATAGTGGCTCGTCCAAACATTCAGAAATTTCGTCAAGATCATCATCGCCATCTAATGACAATTCTAACCTAGAAAATAGaaatataatgtatatGCTGAAGAATTGTTTAATTCTTTCCAAAGATGGTAATAAGAAATCTATATGTGATGAAGGTGTCAAATTCAATGGATTAgaaaacaatttaaataattgttattCTAACGTAGTAATACAATCCCTATATTCTTATCATGAATTCAGAAATCgaatgataaaaatgaaaaaatcaGGC GGTTCGATTTCGTCAGAGCTTGCTAAACTATATAGTAAATGTGTTTCTCAATCTg atATTCAATCTACCAAAGGATTTTTGAAAAAAGTATGTAGTACAAAAG ATGATTTCATACTCGGGGACCAGCAAGATGCACACGAATTCTTGACTTATATATTGAATGCAATGATAGATGAAATCAGAAATATTGAAGACGAGTACGTAAAACCTAAAACATTTATGAGCTCCAAAAGTGGAGGGAAAAGAAAATTGGAAAAGAGAACATGGTTGAATGAGTTAGTAGAAGGATGTGTAAAATCTGAAACAAGATGTCATGAATGCGATAGCGTTACAGGTATGACGGAACCGTTCATAACACTCTCACTCAACATTTTCGATAACTGTGATATCAACCTTTGTTTACAGCGTTATTGCGATGATGAACTTCTCTCTGGTAAAAACCAGTTCTTTTGTGAGAAGTGTGATAAGTATTGTGACGCGTCGAAGAGAATAGTCTTTGACCTTATGCCACCTTTATTAATCCTGCACCTAAAGAGGTTCAAATATACCACTAAACCAGGAAGTTCCCTTTGTTCAGTATACGAAAGACTTCCATATTCAGTAGTGTGTTCTAACGTTATTCAGGTAAACTGTAAACGGCACCCATGTCCCATCGTTTATGAACTATTCTCAATTATCTCTCACATCGGAACTTCCCCCGATTATGGACATTATATAAACATTTCTGAACTTGGAGGAAGTTGGTTTAGATGTGATGATGCTTCCATATTAAAACTCGACGATTATCACTCTGAAATCGGAGATGAAACCACCTCGGGGAACGACGCCAGTTATATCCTGTTTTATCGCATCAAAGAATAA